A portion of the Sabethes cyaneus chromosome 3, idSabCyanKW18_F2, whole genome shotgun sequence genome contains these proteins:
- the LOC128740105 gene encoding uncharacterized protein K02A2.6-like yields MKDCKIQSRLLEVRGLTLERAHEIAVSMELSVKGGQEIHSRQSRPELNLVEHPATKHAKYRAKKANTASKVMAKPDSNKKACYRCGSAEHLANKCPYIKSACDFCKMTGHIQKVCLKKKGDRKSDANQMEESDVHNTAVTTAEICGVDSAIDFKSKADKFWLKLNVNKMQVNFEIDSGSPVAIMSAAVKEKYFPSTKLLPPDLELVSYSGNSIQICGMCLVTVRYRGADYQLSLYVAENKKHPLLGRSWMKVLKTDLGKFYEDVYTISASSTTSASEAVKRLLARYDNVCDKSMGKINGLAAKLQLKPNVHPVYMKARPVPFFIRNAVESEINNLLENGVLVKVNHSAWATPVVPVMKLNNKVRLCGDYKLTVNPNIAVDDHPLPTVEELFANVAGGEKFSKIDLSQAYLQLEVDSEFQEILTLSTHMGLYRPTRLMYGVSSAPAIWVLNGIPGVTVFLDDIRITGPNDEVHLQRLEEGYN; encoded by the exons ATGAAGGACTGCAAAATACAGTCGCGTTTGTTGGAAGTGCGTGGACTAACTCTCGAACGGGCTCACGAAATTGCAGTGTCGATGGAGTTATCGGTAAAAGGTGGTCAAGAAATTCACTCACGGCAGAGTAGGCCTGAATTAAATTTGGTTGAGCACCCGGCAACAAAACATGCGAAATACAGAGCAAAAAAAGCGAATACAGCAAGTAAGGTTATGGCGAAACCTGATTCGAATAAAAAGGCCTGTTATCGATGCGGCAGTGCGGAGCATTTAGCTAACAAGTGTCCGTACATAAAGTCGGCTTGTGATTTCTGTAAAATGACGGGACATATACAGAAAGTGTGCTTGAAAAAGAAAGGTGACAGGAAAAGTGATGCTAACCAAATGGAAGAGAGTGACGTACATAACACTGCAGTTACTACGGCAGAAATCTGTGGTGTTGATAGCGCGATCGATTTTAAAAGTAAAGCTGATAAATTTTGGCTGAAGCTGAACGTGAATAAAATGCAGGTGAATTTTGAAATCGACAGTGGCTCTCCAGTTGCTATCATGAGTGCTGCCGTTAAAGAAAAGTACTTTCCGTCTACGAAATTGCTACCGCCCGATTTGGAATTAGTGAGCTACAGTGGAAACTCGATCCAAATTTGCGGTATGTGCCTAGTTACTGTTCGATATCGTGGTGCAGACTACCagctttcgttgtacgttgcAGAGAATAAAAAGCATCCTTTGCTGGGAAGAAGCTGGATGAAAGTGCTAAAAACCGATTTGGGTAAATTTTACGAAGATGTGTATACGATTTCGGCTAGCTCAACGACGAGTGCTAGTGAAGCGGTAAAAAGATTATTGGCGAGATACGACAACGTGTGTGATAAGTCCATGGGGAAAATTAACGGACTTGCGGCTAAATTGCAATTAAAGCCAAATGTGCATCCGGTATACATGAAGGCAAGGCCGGTACCGTTTTTTATACGTAATGCAGTCGAAAGTGAGATCAACAATTTGCTAGAAAATGGAGTGCTCGTTAAAGTTAATCACAGTGCGTGGGCGACACCGGTAGTCCCAGTAATGAAGCTTAACAATAAAGTGCGTCTTTGTGGCGATTACAAACTAACGGTAAATCCCAATATTGCGGTCGATGACCATCCCCTGCCCACCGTCGAAGAACTGTTTGCTAATGTGGCAGGAGGTGagaagttttcgaaaattgatcttTCGCAGGCGTATTTGCAGTTGGAGGTTGATTcagaatttcaagaaattcttacgTTGAGTACGCATATGGGGTTGTACAGGCCTACACGATTGATGTATGGAGTGAGTTCGGCACCTGCGATTTGGGTGTTGAACGGCATACCTGGCGTTACGGTGTTTCTGGACGACATTCGAATTACAGGACCAAATGATGAGGTTCACTTGCAGCGTCTGGAAGAA GGTTACAATTAA